A genomic window from Pseudomonas cavernicola includes:
- the rnhB gene encoding ribonuclease HII, whose translation MQLGLDFSLVEELVAGVDEVGRGPLCGAVVTAAVILDPRRPILGLNDSKKLSEARREKLFDEIREKALAWYIARAEVEEIDRLNILHATMLAMQRAVEGLSVTPKLALIDGNRCPKLAVPSSSVIKGDSQVPAIAAASILAKVSRDREMLVLDAQYPGYGIAGHKGYPTPLHLEALQRLGPTPIHRRSFAPVRKLLELQG comes from the coding sequence ATGCAATTGGGTTTGGATTTCAGTCTGGTCGAAGAGTTGGTCGCCGGTGTCGATGAAGTCGGGCGTGGGCCGTTGTGTGGTGCAGTCGTCACTGCTGCGGTCATTCTCGATCCGCGTCGGCCGATTCTTGGCTTGAACGATTCGAAAAAGCTCAGCGAGGCGCGGCGGGAAAAGCTCTTCGATGAAATCCGCGAGAAAGCCTTGGCCTGGTACATCGCCCGCGCCGAGGTGGAAGAGATCGACCGCCTGAATATTCTCCATGCCACCATGTTGGCCATGCAGCGTGCGGTCGAGGGTCTGAGTGTCACGCCCAAGCTGGCGCTGATCGATGGCAATCGCTGCCCGAAACTGGCGGTGCCCAGCTCTTCGGTGATCAAGGGTGACAGCCAGGTGCCTGCGATCGCTGCGGCGTCGATCCTGGCCAAGGTCAGTCGTGATCGCGAGATGCTCGTGTTGGATGCGCAGTACCCCGGCTATGGCATTGCCGGGCATAAGGGCTATCCAACTCCTTTGCACCTAGAAGCCTTGCAGCGCCTGGGACCGACGCCGATCCATCGACGCTCCTTCGCACCGGTACGCAAATTGCTGGAGCTGCAGGGCTAA
- the lpxB gene encoding lipid-A-disaccharide synthase, with amino-acid sequence MARVLRVALVAGEASGDILGAGLMQALKSQHPDIEFIGVGGPRMQAEGLNPYFPMERLAVMGLVEVLGRLPELLSRRKRLIQTLIAAKPDVFIGIDAPDFNLGVELKLRRAGIKTVHYVSPSVWAWRQKRVLKIRDACDLMLTLFPFEAQFYDEHGVPVRFVGHPLADVIPLQADRAAARAELDLPEEDLVVALMPGSRGGEVSRLGALFLDSALRLRALRPGTRFLLPCASPERRAQLESMLAGRDLPLTLLDGHSHTALAACDAVLIASGTATLEALLYKRPMVVAYRVAPLTYRILKRLLKSPYVSLPNLLAGRLLVPEMLQDAATPEALAQVLAPLLDGGEVQTEGFDVIHRALRRDASTEAATAVLNLIGSS; translated from the coding sequence ATGGCTCGTGTACTGCGCGTCGCGCTAGTGGCTGGCGAGGCCTCTGGCGATATTCTCGGAGCTGGGTTGATGCAGGCGCTGAAAAGCCAGCACCCGGATATCGAGTTCATCGGCGTCGGTGGCCCGCGAATGCAGGCTGAGGGGCTGAACCCTTATTTCCCCATGGAGCGTCTGGCGGTGATGGGTCTGGTCGAGGTGCTCGGCCGTCTACCGGAGCTGTTGTCGCGGCGTAAGCGCCTGATTCAGACGCTGATTGCGGCCAAGCCGGATGTGTTCATCGGTATCGACGCGCCGGACTTCAATCTCGGCGTCGAACTCAAACTGCGTCGCGCCGGGATCAAAACCGTGCATTACGTCAGCCCGTCGGTCTGGGCCTGGCGGCAGAAGCGTGTGCTGAAGATCCGTGATGCCTGCGACCTGATGCTGACGCTGTTTCCGTTCGAGGCGCAGTTCTACGACGAACATGGCGTTCCGGTGCGTTTTGTCGGTCATCCGCTGGCGGATGTCATTCCGTTGCAGGCCGATCGCGCTGCCGCACGGGCTGAGCTGGATCTGCCCGAGGAGGACCTGGTAGTCGCGCTGATGCCGGGCAGTCGTGGTGGTGAAGTCTCGCGGCTGGGTGCCTTGTTCCTCGATTCCGCGCTGCGCCTGCGGGCGTTGCGCCCTGGTACGCGCTTCCTGCTGCCGTGCGCCAGCCCGGAGCGGCGCGCGCAGCTGGAGTCGATGCTGGCCGGGCGTGATTTGCCGCTGACCCTGCTCGACGGCCACTCGCATACGGCGCTGGCCGCCTGCGATGCAGTTTTGATCGCCTCGGGCACTGCCACGCTGGAGGCCTTGCTCTACAAGCGGCCGATGGTAGTGGCTTATCGCGTAGCACCGCTGACCTACCGGATTCTCAAACGCCTGCTGAAAAGCCCTTATGTGTCGTTGCCGAACTTGCTGGCCGGGCGCTTGCTAGTGCCTGAGATGCTGCAGGATGCCGCCACGCCGGAAGCGCTGGCGCAGGTGCTGGCGCCGCTATTGGACGGTGGCGAAGTGCAGACCGAAGGTTTCGATGTGATCCATCGGGCGTTGCGTCGCGATGCCTCGACGGAGGCCGCGACGGCCGTACTGAACTTGATCGGGTCGAGCTGA